Proteins from a genomic interval of Anatilimnocola floriformis:
- a CDS encoding type II toxin-antitoxin system VapC family toxin — MPTAFIWWDSHAANLSQVAYQAILDPLNERWCSSASIWEMQIKSSIGKLALRGSLAQIIADQLSHGFQELPIQTSHVLQLNALPPVHRDPFDRILAAQAIAEGMAIVTSDAIFSRYPVRAIW; from the coding sequence TGGGACAGCCATGCCGCGAACCTCTCTCAAGTTGCGTATCAAGCGATCCTTGATCCACTGAACGAACGCTGGTGCAGCAGTGCCTCGATCTGGGAAATGCAGATCAAGAGTTCAATCGGCAAGCTCGCGCTACGCGGCTCTCTGGCTCAGATCATTGCCGATCAACTGAGCCATGGATTCCAGGAACTGCCGATTCAGACAAGCCACGTTTTGCAACTCAACGCTCTGCCGCCAGTCCATCGAGATCCATTCGATCGAATTCTGGCGGCGCAAGCCATCGCTGAGGGAATGGCCATCGTCACGAGCGACGCAATTTTCTCGCGCTATCCGGTCCGTGCAATTTGGTAG